From the genome of Geoglobus ahangari, one region includes:
- a CDS encoding 3-dehydroquinate synthase II has product MKEIWLIDDGEVWDEVKEHVKDAIELGFTGVAVKKEFMELVRKLGNIEVEEAEVFRIRGAEDQERVVELSRTAGRIFLSFDNWKIIPLENLIAMKGSAKIIPIVSDAEEARVVLTTLERGADGIAITPRSRDEMRSFRDVVEETESVRLVKGRVVEIRKLGMGDRVCVDTITMMTPGEGMLVGNTAEFMFLVASESEESEYVASRPFRVNAGSVNAYIKVGERTRYLAELRAGDEVEIVRHDGRTRRSYVGRVKIEKRPMLLVRARAGDVEGSVILQNAETIKLVGEGGRHISVSELKEGDEILVYIGEKARHFGVAVEESIIEG; this is encoded by the coding sequence ATGAAAGAGATCTGGTTAATAGATGATGGAGAAGTCTGGGATGAAGTGAAGGAGCACGTTAAGGATGCTATAGAGCTCGGGTTTACCGGTGTGGCCGTTAAGAAGGAGTTCATGGAACTTGTGAGAAAGCTCGGCAACATTGAGGTTGAAGAGGCAGAGGTTTTCAGGATAAGAGGCGCGGAGGATCAGGAGAGAGTGGTGGAGCTGAGCAGGACTGCCGGAAGGATATTTCTGAGCTTTGACAACTGGAAGATCATCCCCCTCGAGAACCTGATAGCGATGAAGGGAAGCGCCAAGATAATTCCGATAGTGAGCGATGCCGAGGAGGCGAGGGTGGTGCTGACAACCCTTGAAAGAGGTGCGGACGGAATTGCGATAACTCCGAGGAGCAGGGACGAGATGAGGTCGTTCAGAGACGTTGTTGAGGAGACGGAGTCGGTCAGGCTCGTGAAGGGCAGGGTTGTGGAGATAAGGAAGCTCGGCATGGGGGACAGGGTGTGCGTTGACACGATCACGATGATGACCCCGGGAGAGGGGATGCTCGTCGGGAACACGGCCGAGTTCATGTTCCTCGTGGCGAGCGAGAGCGAGGAGAGCGAGTATGTGGCCTCAAGGCCGTTCAGGGTAAATGCCGGGAGTGTGAACGCCTACATAAAAGTCGGTGAGAGGACAAGATACCTTGCCGAGCTGAGGGCTGGGGACGAGGTGGAGATAGTCAGACATGATGGCAGGACGAGGAGGAGCTACGTTGGGAGGGTAAAGATAGAGAAGAGGCCGATGTTGCTCGTCAGGGCGAGGGCTGGAGATGTGGAGGGGTCGGTGATCCTGCAGAACGCCGAGACGATAAAGCTCGTCGGGGAGGGAGGAAGGCACATAAGCGTCTCGGAGCTCAAGGAGGGAGATGAGATACTCGTTTACATCGGAGAGAAGGCCCGTCACTTTGGAGTCGCTGTGGAGGAGAGCATAATTGAAGGGTAG
- the aroD gene encoding type I 3-dehydroquinate dehydratase — protein sequence MKGSFVVSVKSFAEASQAVRVADVIEFRLDLFPSLPEYDRIRTEKPSIVTIRLKEDGGRYEGEEEERLELLRKYSRYVDYVDLETRLDDEVFLKFEKVKIIESYHNFTETPSYEELVDIVEAKRGDVIKIATMGAGKEDVVKIVKLLTEYDDVVAFLMGRKFAYTRILSFILGSPFIYCSLSTPVAPGQYDVYTARKILKSMGVI from the coding sequence TTGAAGGGTAGCTTTGTTGTGAGCGTCAAGAGCTTCGCGGAGGCATCTCAGGCCGTTAGGGTAGCGGACGTGATCGAGTTCAGGCTCGACCTCTTCCCCTCTTTACCGGAGTACGACAGAATCAGAACGGAGAAGCCCTCGATAGTCACCATAAGGCTCAAGGAGGATGGTGGAAGGTACGAGGGCGAGGAGGAAGAGAGGCTTGAGCTCTTGAGGAAGTATTCCAGGTATGTGGACTACGTTGACCTCGAAACGAGGCTCGATGATGAGGTATTTCTGAAGTTCGAGAAGGTCAAGATCATAGAGTCCTATCACAACTTCACTGAGACGCCGTCGTACGAGGAGCTGGTCGACATAGTCGAGGCCAAAAGGGGTGACGTGATAAAGATCGCGACGATGGGCGCTGGGAAGGAGGACGTCGTCAAGATCGTAAAGCTCCTGACTGAGTACGACGACGTCGTGGCGTTTTTGATGGGGAGGAAGTTCGCATACACGAGGATCCTCTCCTTCATCCTCGGCTCCCCGTTCATCTACTGCTCCCTCTCCACCCCTGTAGCTCCCGGGCAGTATGACGTTTACACAGCAAGAAAGATTCTGAAGTCGATGGGAGTCATATGA
- a CDS encoding PAS domain S-box protein — MKVVIVSGKYRQMLEDVVASLGVRYNVYLRDLNEIPDSLENSLLVVEEELISTPEQVKLIDRLRSSGNRIFVLSSDPNNAPGHVKSVADGVLAASKSEVASAIAAALSAEEQSPDKESEKDGSFQRDVFASVMEAVNAGYLLLDTNGVILDVDRSARRIVGEDLSTGKSLLDVFDIEGDLKSAFQADREKSVFARHRISGRRFTLSIRRAGNVFLCVVREEMDVERLRRELFECRESFRALNDSGAFGIAIVRNNRILSHNGKLAELVGKASERLSGRSFLLLFHEDDRKRVEDLMASGGRLENVRMRSSSGTRYVALTAVKSGDSVLCTLFDVTQYVLERDEERKIKDAYRTVYELSPYPIVVHDRGKVVMYNRKAKEFFKMQGDMTGINLMDFMPPESKSKFLRKIESLAMGFDTCPVEEIRFNIDGDERETLINCRAISLGGRSLVISVIVDLTESVRVSRLLRIIHKINTSLVEIKSKKLVIQHALKELEREYHQAFAVMKARNGFEVVTPSEMMYVREVENECVKRAMETHREIIVKRNSHPEECVYRELHDEYETAVFPLQIGNELFGFLTIIAARIFLDAEIKLLRTLVGTLAYVYHKSELEEVRLRAIEQLKRNIHEFSIVLDRIKNPLAVIYGYCELTDEIHDVNLMAAKIREEVERINDLLKQLERDWEASEDLLDFIEGIRR, encoded by the coding sequence ATGAAGGTCGTAATCGTCTCCGGGAAATACAGGCAAATGCTCGAGGATGTTGTGGCATCTCTTGGGGTTAGATATAATGTTTACCTGAGAGACCTGAATGAGATTCCTGATAGTCTGGAGAACTCCCTGCTGGTTGTGGAAGAAGAGCTGATCAGCACTCCAGAGCAGGTGAAGCTCATAGACCGGTTGAGATCGTCAGGAAACCGCATCTTTGTTCTCAGCAGCGATCCAAACAACGCACCCGGTCATGTTAAAAGTGTTGCAGATGGAGTGCTGGCCGCAAGCAAGTCCGAGGTTGCATCAGCTATTGCCGCAGCACTCTCTGCAGAAGAACAATCTCCAGATAAAGAATCCGAAAAAGACGGTTCTTTCCAGCGAGACGTGTTTGCGAGCGTTATGGAGGCCGTTAACGCTGGATACCTCCTCCTCGACACAAACGGAGTCATTCTGGACGTGGACAGAAGCGCCAGAAGGATCGTGGGAGAAGATCTTTCAACGGGGAAGAGCCTCCTCGACGTGTTCGACATCGAGGGAGACCTGAAGAGCGCATTTCAGGCAGACAGGGAGAAGAGCGTTTTTGCGAGGCACAGGATTTCGGGAAGAAGGTTTACCCTCTCGATCAGGAGAGCCGGGAACGTTTTCCTGTGCGTTGTGAGAGAGGAGATGGATGTAGAGAGACTTCGAAGAGAGCTGTTTGAGTGCAGAGAATCGTTCAGAGCTCTGAACGATAGCGGTGCGTTCGGGATTGCGATTGTGAGGAACAACAGGATCCTTTCGCACAACGGCAAGCTCGCAGAACTTGTTGGGAAAGCCTCAGAAAGGCTGTCCGGGAGGTCTTTCCTGCTGCTGTTTCACGAGGACGACAGGAAAAGGGTTGAGGATCTGATGGCCAGCGGCGGGAGGTTGGAAAACGTCAGGATGAGGTCGAGCAGCGGGACAAGGTACGTTGCGCTGACGGCCGTGAAATCAGGTGATAGCGTTCTGTGCACGCTCTTTGACGTCACCCAGTACGTTCTTGAGAGAGACGAGGAGAGGAAGATCAAAGACGCCTACAGGACTGTGTACGAGCTCTCCCCGTACCCCATCGTCGTGCACGACAGGGGAAAGGTTGTGATGTACAACCGGAAGGCGAAGGAGTTCTTCAAAATGCAGGGAGACATGACCGGAATCAACCTCATGGACTTCATGCCTCCAGAATCAAAGAGCAAGTTCCTGAGAAAAATAGAGTCCTTAGCCATGGGGTTCGATACCTGCCCGGTGGAGGAGATCCGGTTCAACATAGACGGCGATGAGAGGGAGACCCTGATAAACTGCAGGGCGATATCTCTGGGAGGGCGAAGCCTTGTCATATCGGTGATCGTAGATCTTACCGAAAGCGTCAGGGTTTCCCGGCTGCTCAGGATAATACACAAGATTAACACGAGCCTTGTTGAGATAAAGAGCAAGAAGTTGGTGATACAGCACGCCCTCAAGGAGCTCGAGAGGGAGTATCATCAGGCCTTCGCGGTGATGAAGGCCAGAAACGGTTTCGAGGTCGTTACCCCATCCGAGATGATGTACGTGAGGGAGGTCGAAAACGAGTGCGTCAAGCGGGCAATGGAGACCCACAGGGAGATCATAGTCAAGAGGAACAGCCACCCGGAGGAGTGTGTTTACAGGGAGCTTCACGATGAATACGAGACTGCAGTCTTCCCGCTTCAGATAGGGAACGAGCTCTTTGGGTTTTTGACGATTATAGCCGCAAGAATATTCCTCGACGCTGAGATAAAGCTGCTCAGAACCCTCGTTGGAACGCTGGCCTACGTCTACCACAAGAGCGAGCTCGAGGAGGTCAGGCTCAGGGCAATAGAGCAGCTGAAGAGGAACATTCACGAGTTCTCCATCGTGCTCGACAGGATCAAGAACCCTCTCGCTGTGATCTACGGATACTGCGAGCTCACAGACGAGATACATGACGTGAACCTCATGGCCGCCAAGATACGGGAGGAGGTCGAGAGAATAAACGATCTCCTCAAACAGCTCGAGAGGGACTGGGAGGCGAGCGAGGACCTCCTGGATTTCATAGAGGGTATAAGAAGGTGA
- a CDS encoding DUF4411 family protein: MAVVYIIDSSSLIDLMDCNPIDIYPSVWKRLIDLHLEDRLYSHIEVYLEIESQDDELKKWAKEQKNKYPNLFRSYSTAQQKYLADILKNFEAFVKINGNTYKDADPWLVALALEIRKTPTIFGPNEPIIVTEEILKGNKVKIPYVSNHYGIKCLKIFDVFRHEGWRF, from the coding sequence TTGGCGGTAGTATATATCATAGATTCGAGTTCCCTTATAGATTTGATGGATTGCAATCCCATAGACATATATCCATCAGTATGGAAAAGACTTATCGATTTGCACTTAGAGGACAGGCTCTATTCCCATATCGAAGTATACCTCGAAATCGAAAGCCAAGACGACGAACTAAAAAAGTGGGCTAAAGAACAAAAAAACAAATATCCGAACTTGTTTAGATCGTATTCAACAGCTCAGCAAAAATACCTTGCAGACATTCTAAAGAATTTTGAAGCGTTTGTTAAAATAAACGGTAATACATACAAAGATGCAGACCCTTGGTTAGTGGCGTTAGCTCTTGAAATACGAAAGACACCCACAATTTTTGGCCCTAATGAACCTATAATAGTAACCGAAGAAATTCTGAAGGGAAATAAAGTCAAAATCCCCTATGTCTCAAACCATTATGGTATAAAATGCTTAAAAATATTTGATGTGTTTAGGCACGAAGGTTGGAGATTCTGA
- a CDS encoding ATPase domain-containing protein: MVLSKIISGGIPDGSVILISGEAGTGKTILASSIAQEELERGKKVMFISFNETEDEFFENMKKVGLDLEKPGFLYYDLFSVGRGIVENQLNYIYTEIYKVKPDLIVIDSLTSILTSFSRDHVRSFLNTSISRFVKMLNSKAILISERPFGREGFGHGIEEFVVDGVISLELVYEREHYRRVMRILKMRGRRIEKPSYEFEITDSGLIVFEIPELDASEFVSNEKLTTGIPRLDELTSGGFYRGSITVVVGNTGSGKTTFGLHFCHANAMLGRRAVFVTFEESRNAILRAMENYGMDYEPVKDRLLIYDFVPEAKSPISYFVEISRLISRYRPDVMVIDSLSSLQQHMNPTELAKMMRYLQIVSKENGTAVLATLNRWVDLSSLSSFPATNLSTLADNMIVLSTFIEGGELKRKLVILKQRASPHSVRVHEYSLGEGGVVIHD, from the coding sequence ATGGTTTTGTCAAAAATTATAAGCGGCGGCATTCCCGACGGTTCGGTAATTCTGATCTCCGGGGAGGCTGGAACCGGTAAAACTATTCTCGCTTCGTCCATAGCTCAGGAGGAGCTTGAGAGGGGTAAGAAGGTTATGTTCATATCCTTTAACGAAACTGAGGATGAGTTTTTCGAGAACATGAAAAAGGTGGGTCTGGATCTCGAAAAACCCGGGTTTCTGTACTACGATCTTTTCAGCGTTGGCAGGGGAATAGTGGAGAACCAGCTGAACTACATCTACACTGAGATCTACAAGGTCAAACCGGATCTGATTGTGATTGACTCGCTGACGTCCATTTTGACGTCTTTCTCGAGAGATCATGTTAGGAGCTTCCTGAACACGTCAATCAGCAGGTTCGTGAAAATGCTGAACTCCAAGGCAATTCTGATATCCGAAAGACCGTTTGGCAGGGAGGGGTTCGGCCACGGAATTGAGGAGTTCGTTGTCGACGGTGTGATCTCCCTTGAGCTGGTTTACGAAAGAGAACACTACAGAAGGGTGATGAGGATACTGAAGATGCGCGGAAGGAGAATAGAGAAACCCAGTTACGAGTTTGAGATAACTGACAGCGGACTGATCGTGTTTGAGATTCCTGAGCTTGATGCGAGCGAGTTCGTCTCCAACGAGAAGCTCACAACGGGGATACCACGCTTGGACGAGCTGACCAGTGGTGGATTTTACAGGGGAAGCATAACCGTCGTGGTCGGCAACACGGGAAGCGGAAAGACGACCTTTGGCCTCCACTTCTGTCACGCAAACGCGATGCTCGGGAGGAGGGCGGTGTTCGTGACGTTTGAGGAGAGCAGGAATGCGATTTTGAGGGCCATGGAGAACTACGGTATGGACTACGAGCCAGTGAAGGACAGACTCCTGATCTATGACTTTGTTCCGGAAGCCAAGAGCCCGATCTCGTATTTTGTGGAGATATCCCGGCTTATATCCAGATACCGGCCGGACGTCATGGTCATCGACAGCCTCTCGTCGCTCCAGCAGCACATGAACCCCACGGAGCTGGCGAAAATGATGAGGTACCTCCAGATAGTGTCCAAGGAGAACGGAACGGCTGTGCTCGCGACGCTGAACAGGTGGGTTGATCTGTCCAGCCTCTCTTCCTTCCCGGCGACCAATCTCAGCACGCTCGCGGACAACATGATAGTCCTGTCCACGTTTATTGAGGGAGGGGAGCTGAAAAGGAAGCTCGTGATCCTGAAGCAGAGGGCGAGTCCACACTCTGTGAGGGTTCACGAGTACTCTCTCGGTGAGGGAGGTGTGGTGATCCATGACTGA
- a CDS encoding NitrOD5 domain-containing protein has translation MTEELPDSTEELVVEAVRKAAEKTNPALVRVLEVHLKETTGMGLDVAYRDADAFIESVKKLFGEYGARFFELAIIGEIRDTFGIATAADTLRDVVRELKGM, from the coding sequence ATGACTGAGGAGCTGCCGGACTCGACAGAGGAGCTTGTGGTCGAGGCTGTGAGAAAGGCAGCGGAAAAGACGAATCCCGCGCTCGTGAGGGTGCTTGAGGTTCACCTGAAGGAGACAACGGGCATGGGGCTTGACGTGGCCTACAGGGATGCCGATGCCTTCATAGAGAGTGTGAAGAAGCTGTTCGGCGAGTATGGGGCGAGATTTTTCGAACTTGCGATTATCGGGGAGATAAGGGACACCTTCGGGATTGCGACGGCAGCGGACACTCTCAGAGATGTCGTTCGGGAATTGAAGGGGATGTGA
- a CDS encoding metal-dependent hydrolase yields the protein MLKKTHAIATFTPVFILTSNPELSLYAVLFGLISDLDYIVGLKHRTVTHSFLFMSLVSISVAYFNPTLGVIAFYGIGMHILLDMLTKSGVQFYWPMKKRVRLAKFSFDSVVANYVLIAGCVVALWVTKGDSILDHIVGGLKL from the coding sequence ATGCTCAAAAAGACCCACGCCATCGCCACGTTCACGCCGGTATTCATCCTCACCTCCAACCCAGAACTTTCGCTCTACGCGGTTCTGTTTGGCCTTATCAGCGACCTCGATTACATTGTCGGGCTCAAGCACAGAACGGTCACACACTCGTTTCTGTTCATGTCTCTCGTCTCGATAAGCGTGGCCTACTTCAACCCAACGCTCGGAGTTATTGCCTTCTATGGTATTGGGATGCACATTCTCCTCGACATGCTGACGAAGTCCGGTGTGCAGTTTTACTGGCCTATGAAAAAGAGGGTCAGGCTCGCCAAATTCTCCTTCGATAGCGTGGTAGCCAACTACGTTCTAATAGCAGGATGCGTAGTGGCGCTATGGGTGACGAAGGGGGACAGCATTCTCGACCACATCGTGGGTGGACTGAAGCTTTAA
- a CDS encoding response regulator has translation MKILVVDDDITMRELLRLMLKNHEVYEADNGNRAIAIYERFKPDVVLMDILMPGMDGIEATKEILKKDPDAIIIGISAFASNKGKDILEAGARDILEKPFTRKKLLELIEKHISAR, from the coding sequence ATGAAGATACTTGTGGTTGATGACGACATCACTATGAGAGAACTCCTCAGGCTCATGCTCAAAAATCACGAGGTTTACGAGGCTGATAACGGGAATCGGGCCATCGCAATTTACGAGAGGTTTAAGCCCGATGTTGTTCTCATGGACATTCTGATGCCGGGGATGGACGGTATTGAGGCCACGAAGGAGATCCTAAAGAAGGATCCGGACGCCATAATAATCGGAATTTCCGCCTTTGCCTCCAACAAGGGCAAGGACATACTCGAGGCCGGGGCGAGAGATATACTCGAAAAACCCTTCACGAGGAAAAAGCTTCTCGAGCTAATTGAGAAGCACATCTCTGCCCGATAA
- a CDS encoding 2-amino-3,7-dideoxy-D-threo-hept-6-ulosonate synthase produces the protein MHGKKRRMRRILKGERTFIVPMDHGMTKPEVGLENVDRMLALLDGIVDAFVLHKGMVKHSDYVDEMESALIVHLSASTYLSPDPLAKRVVTSVEKAIQLGADAVSVHVNVGSDSEGEQIREASMISEACDDYGIPLLVMSYPRGRGINEFGVEEVKLAVRVANEIGGDIVKTNYTGSVETFREVVEHSRIPVVIAGGIKKESSAEFLEVVKEALDAGAKGVAAGRNIFQAENPRELAIKIARVIHGVVYERDLVNR, from the coding sequence ATGCACGGAAAGAAAAGGAGGATGAGACGGATACTCAAGGGGGAAAGAACGTTCATAGTTCCTATGGATCACGGAATGACCAAACCGGAGGTTGGACTGGAGAATGTGGACAGGATGCTCGCCCTCCTTGACGGAATAGTGGACGCGTTCGTCCTGCACAAGGGAATGGTCAAGCACTCTGACTATGTAGACGAGATGGAGTCCGCCCTGATTGTCCACCTCTCTGCCTCAACCTACCTGAGCCCGGACCCGCTGGCGAAGAGAGTTGTTACGAGCGTAGAAAAGGCCATACAGCTTGGGGCTGACGCGGTGAGTGTCCACGTGAACGTGGGGAGTGACAGCGAGGGAGAGCAGATAAGGGAGGCGTCAATGATCTCAGAGGCGTGCGACGACTACGGAATCCCACTGCTCGTGATGAGCTACCCGAGGGGAAGAGGGATCAACGAATTCGGAGTGGAGGAGGTCAAGCTCGCGGTCAGGGTTGCAAACGAGATTGGGGGGGACATAGTCAAGACAAACTACACCGGAAGCGTGGAGACGTTCAGGGAGGTGGTCGAGCACTCGAGGATACCTGTGGTGATCGCGGGAGGGATAAAGAAGGAGAGCTCAGCAGAGTTCCTTGAGGTCGTCAAGGAAGCGCTCGACGCTGGGGCGAAGGGTGTTGCGGCCGGCAGAAACATATTTCAGGCGGAGAATCCAAGGGAGCTTGCCATCAAGATTGCGAGAGTAATTCACGGTGTCGTCTATGAAAGAGATCTGGTTAATAGATGA
- a CDS encoding XRE family transcriptional regulator, with translation MKDEKLNVVEEIPVDLNPDVMKWLRKISGYSIEEVADKLKIETEELELMEEGKIKPSFTLIKELSKLYKVPVAAFFLPKPREIFVPKDYRFIHGREGEFNRETLLVFRKVRGLQKVAKELLENLEYSAEPRIMNATLRDDPDKVAEKYREEFELSEYKQIEELKDAPSLFRYLRHRIEELNVFVFQYGMPVEDARGFTLIDDYPAIITINSRDQYKPRIFTLMHEFGHILLGESAVDMPNIAVPTKNRVEKWCNEFAASFLLPKDIAIRVFENHRSSLTRVKTLNKLSARYKVSKHMLLYTMLKLDYISKKEYDTALEKIKIKSSTPKKKSGGPKPEVRILSELGEKYLALVIQNYRNNLIPYSAALEAIPSAKTRTFNKLVEQVGGVWR, from the coding sequence ATGAAAGATGAAAAATTGAATGTGGTTGAAGAGATACCCGTTGATTTAAACCCAGATGTTATGAAATGGCTCAGGAAAATATCAGGATACAGCATTGAGGAAGTAGCTGATAAATTAAAGATAGAAACAGAAGAACTCGAATTAATGGAAGAAGGAAAAATAAAACCTTCTTTCACATTGATTAAAGAGCTCTCTAAACTCTATAAGGTTCCTGTTGCAGCATTTTTTCTTCCAAAACCCAGAGAGATATTTGTGCCCAAAGACTATCGCTTTATCCATGGTAGAGAGGGTGAGTTCAATAGAGAGACTCTTTTAGTATTCAGAAAAGTGAGAGGTTTACAAAAAGTGGCGAAAGAACTTCTCGAGAATTTAGAGTATAGTGCCGAGCCACGCATAATGAATGCAACTCTTAGGGACGATCCAGATAAGGTTGCGGAGAAGTATAGAGAGGAATTCGAGCTGAGTGAGTATAAACAAATTGAGGAACTTAAAGACGCACCAAGTTTATTCAGATACCTAAGACATAGAATTGAAGAATTAAATGTGTTTGTTTTCCAGTATGGGATGCCAGTAGAGGATGCAAGAGGGTTTACCTTGATAGACGACTATCCTGCGATTATAACAATCAATTCCAGAGATCAGTACAAACCAAGAATATTTACATTGATGCATGAATTTGGACACATACTTTTAGGGGAATCAGCAGTAGATATGCCAAATATTGCTGTCCCAACCAAAAATAGAGTAGAAAAGTGGTGTAATGAGTTTGCAGCATCTTTTTTGCTCCCGAAAGACATAGCAATCAGAGTTTTCGAAAACCATCGCTCATCGTTAACAAGGGTAAAAACTCTAAACAAACTCTCTGCAAGGTATAAAGTAAGTAAACACATGTTATTGTACACTATGCTAAAATTGGATTACATCTCTAAAAAAGAGTATGATACTGCTTTAGAGAAGATTAAGATTAAATCTTCTACTCCCAAGAAAAAATCAGGGGGGCCAAAACCAGAAGTACGAATATTGTCAGAACTTGGAGAAAAATATTTAGCATTGGTTATCCAGAATTACAGGAACAATTTAATCCCATATTCTGCTGCTTTAGAAGCGATCCCGTCTGCTAAAACCAGAACATTTAATAAACTGGTAGAGCAGGTGGGTGGGGTTTGGCGGTAG